AACACCTTCAAGTAACTTTCTGAAGGTTTACAGGACAGGACTTCCTGTTGCAAAAACTACATGGATTCTTCACGAGTAGTGAAGTCATCCCAGAGTGTGCTAACTCTGTCCTTCACTCTAACCTGCTACAGGTTTGTGCCCTTTGAAGGATGCCTCTTGTTTCCAGCAACTGCCCTTTCCCTGCTGTTCATCTGTTATGTCTTCCATTTACTTTTCTCAAGCCCATCCCAATACGATCTATGCAGTGGCCTCATGTTGTGGCACGGTATCCCTCATTCACCTCCACAGCAGATGTAACACTTCCTTATCTTGGccaattctttctttctaaagaaacctCATCTTGATGTTGTTCCCCTTTCAGAAGCCAAGCACTGCTATGGAAgatttgggggcttttttgctcttgggggggggggctgggggctggtgaATGCGAACACAGTTACAGGGCAGCTCTTTCACAGGCCGTGAGATTTTGAACCAGACCTGGCACACATGCTGTTATCAAACCAAgggctgcatttcttttctaggCTTCCCACCCAGAGAAGATCTCAGCATCATCTCTGCCTCACTTTCCAACATGCCTTTTGCCCAACCTATGAAGGGACAACTTAAAAACACCCAATGCCACTGCAATTCCTGCCCTCATCACCTCTCCAATTTCTCTCAGTATATTTTAGTTACTGCCACCCTCTGGGGTATAGTATCAACTCAATGTCCTATCAAATGACAGGAAGTCAGTCTGTTGAAATACATCTGTGTGTTGCAGTATCTGTAAAGTACATCAGACCAACACCAATAATAGCAAGAGTCAGTAAAGAAAGGTACAAATGCATCCCGTGGGCCAAGAGATCTCTAAATTACTGATTCTGGAGCACCGGAGGGTACACACCAGAGGAAACATCTCTTCATGCTTATGCTCTCTTCCTGAGCATCTGTTACTGGCCAGTCTCAGACACGGGCCAGGGGGCTAGACAGACCTCTAGGCTGATCCAAATGGTTGCTCTGAGGTTCTGCCCACCAGCAGTCATAATCCGTGCCAGAGTGAGCTGCTAAACTCAGCATACTCGGACTCCTTTTGTCTGCATGTGCACATGGGAGCAGCTTCTGGGTAGGCTCGTGTCACGGTTGCAGCCAGGGGTGTTGGTATGGCTTAAAGaacatttctgtaattctttgtATGTTGTAAATTCACTGATCAACTGACCACAGGAGGAATTACCTTGAAGAGGTGGAGGTTGAGGCAGCTACACACAGCTCTGACAGCCATCAGTTTCCCACTGCCGCTTGGCCCTGAGAGGAGAACGCTGCCGGCCCTACTCAGTGCGCTTGCCCTGTAACACAGAGGCAGTTCTCCCAGTGACAGGGGAGCAGGGTCCCAGCTCTCCTGGGGTTTGCTAGAAGGAATTCTAACTCACCAACTGTTCAGGTGAGGCCGAAGAGCATCACAGAGCTGCTTCACGACATCAGAAAGTCCAGCAGGAGATAAACTGCTCCAGAACTCGTGGCTGTTATAGGCTGGGGCAGATGGGACAGCGCTGTTTGTTGAACCCACCtgtgaggaagggaaaatagcACTCTGTGGAACACCACCTGAGAAAAGACAGGTACCAAGTGACAAAGTCTGTcctgaaatgccattttttaatggCAGCAGACACAAGGCTCCACAGGCACCTTCATCATCCATAGTGCAACCTCAGCCTGAGATCTCCTGTACACACTCCCTGCTCTCCACTGACATCTTACCAGATAGAGAGAGGTGTTCTGGGTGTCCACCAGGTAACCCTCAGACTGCTCGCCTTCCACAATGCCTAAAATCTTCCTCACTTTGAAGTAAAGCTCTGGCCATctaagggaaaaaacaagcagTCTAACTTGTTAAGTCAAGATCTTGAAGGCAGGAACAAAACAGTTGTCAacaagaaaacagctgaaaggcACAGGTAAGCAGAGATACTTTTGCCCTCTCCCAGGATCCACAAGGATCCTTTACAGACCCTGCTGTGCTGTCTGGCCAGACAGACCAACAAGACTGTCAACAGTTACAGCTTCTGCTGGTGGCTTCAGTCTACAAATATGGCTGTACTAAACTTATTTCATCTAAGAGCTCAAGACATTCTCTCTTCTGCTATTGCTTCCTTCACTACAACTCCGCAGAGATTCACCTGCAGCGTATAAAACCTTAGAGCGCAGAGTCCTCTAGGCTGCAGACTAGGACTCACCCAAATACCATGAGAGCCTTACAAGCATCCTGCCCTGGACACCTCGCAGGAAAAACACTTCTTCCTACACTGATATCCCACTGGACAGATTAAGGGATCTGCAGATGTTTCCTCCGGGATTTTCTCCACCCTCTGAATAATTGTACCACTTGCACACCAACACAGTTCCAAGCTCTTTAGGTCCCATGAACTCTGCTGTCTTCTCTGGCTTGCCACAGGGCTAATATGTAAGTCCACAAATGGAAGACTTGTTGCTCCTATGGTCCTGCCTCCCTCCAAGAAACAGCCTAGAAAATACTCATCGTAGTAGTGCTATAAaactattaaattttaaaatacatagtggAGCTGAGCAGTGTTACAACATGTCACTGGTACATCCTGTGTGAACGATTCGAGGCGATTCTTTGCGTCGCACACCTCGGTTACCCGTGGCAGTTCCCTCAGTGACACAGCTGAAGCGTTTATATTAACACCAGCCAAATCCTGCTGCAAGCACCCCTACTTAGATACTAAGGTGAGAGAATAGGTGAGATATTAAGGTGAAAGGTGACTTTCTCTCATTTAGCACAGAACTGTTTCAAAGCCATATGAGCAAAACCAAGGAAGGCAGAATTGGTGGCCAAACAGAAAGCTATTCTAACATGACCTGTAAggacttatattcacactttgtTGTTTGTCACACATTGACAAGCCCAACTTCCACTTTGCTTTCTTTACGTGGCATTGGCTGTCCTCAGGCcaccccttcctcttcttcaCTCTTTTTCCCCcatcagtttctctctctctttttcctttctttcctccatgACTATTTGAGGGAGCTAAGGGAGGCCCCCCTTTTAGCTGCAGCCCTCTATAATCCAACAAAAACATTTCCCTCTTCCCCctaaaataaaaggcagataaACTCTAAACTCCAGGGACAGATCAGAATGGAATAAACTGTCTTTGTTTCATGAGGGCCAATAGTGGAAAAGTATCTTTTCTCTTGCAGTACCCCTGTAAGAGAGCCACGGTTTGTTGCCACCTACTTTAGGAATTTGTCTGCATTTACTTCTAAAAACTCGGCATATCCAAATGTTGGAACACACAGGATGTCTCCCTCCTGGACAAGCCTACAAAAAACCCAGGGAGTTTCATCAGTGAAAGAGTAAATCCTTCTGGTCATGTGTCCTCCCCGCCCCATACCACAtgcatttttacagaaaagaatgtAGCTCTTCATACCAACTCACTCCTTTCCTGTAAATAAAACTATAAACAGCCACTTAAAGATTTAGCATGCACTGGACGCGAGTAGGCGCATCCAGACTACTACGGGGAACCTTCTGGGAATGGTATAGAAATTGAATGCTATTAAAGAGCGTCTCTTCCAGACAAAATAGCCTCCTTGGGCCTGGAACAGCTGAGTGTAATTCTAACAGAAAGCCTCGACAGCCAAATGAAAGAGGCTTGGGGGCAGGTGTCCTAAGAGAAGATGGCAACACACGCAGTTTCCCGATTACTCAATTTCATTCAAAGTTGAAAACTGGGGTTACAAACAGGCCCCAGAATGGACGTTTGCAGGCAGCACTTGGGAGCCCTCAGCATTGGATGGTAGATTACAAGGAAGGAGACTTGAAGATGACTTCTAAAGGACAGGACAAGAGATGCTGCGTGCAAGTGAAGCACGCTTATGAGGACCAGATGGTACAAGTGGATATGCTACAACTACTCAGCATCTACATTAAAGGTGTTGATTATGAACATCACGAGCATGTATCAGATGTGGGTGCTGCAAATACAGAGCGAGGGTCCATCTCACGAATACACCTCACGAACAGAAACGCGTCTCCCCTCCCACACAGCTCACCGGGGCGTTTCGAAGTGCTTGTAGAGGACGCGGTCGTAGCCTCCCCGGGCGCTGTAGGCCGGCGAGCAGACGATCTCTAGGTGCAGCTCCTTGGCGAAGGGGGGCACAGAGAGCACGGACCGGCTGCCTTTCCCATCCGCGGCGCCGGATCTTTCGTACCTCTGCAGAGGTGAGAGGGGGCTCGGTGagggcccgccgccgccacccccggccccccgggcccaGAGGCCTCCGCGtccccccggggtgcccggccccggccccggctcacCCGCAGGCGgaggtgcgcggcggcggcggggtcgcATCCCAGGTTGAAGGCCAGGGCGGGGGCCAGCAGGGCGGCCCCgtcggccgggccgcggcgggcggcccgcggGTACTCCCAGGGCGGCGGCCGGGCCAGCAGCGCCGCCAGGTGCTCGCGGGCCGCCCCCTCGGCGCCCACCCGCACCCACTCCCCCTGGAAGAGCCCCAGCGCCAGCAGCCCGCGCCGGCTCACCCAcacctccgccccgccgccgcccgccccgccggcgggggccgcccgcagccgcggcgccgccgccgccgccgcccccccgggcccggcggcagcggcggcgaagCGGGAGAcgaggggcggcgcggcggggcgccggcagggggcgccgccggccgcgggctcGCGCGGcggcaggggcggcgggggggcgagggCGGTGCGCGTGCCGTTGCCCAGCAACCCCTGGAGCGCCGGCCGCGCCTCCAGCACcagcgggcccggccccggccccggccccggcagcgcctcGCCCCGCCGCACCAGCACCGCgccggccgccggccgccccgcccgccccgccgcccccagcagcacccaggccaGCGCCGGCGGGCGGCGCACCGGCCACACGGCCACCCGCCGGCCGgccgccagccccagccgccgcagcAGGGCCCCGCGCAGCCAcagctccgcgccccgccgcccgcccgcctccagCGCCACGGCGCTCAGCAGCACGGCctgcgccccgccgcgccccgcgggccGCACCGCCAGCAccagcccgccgccccgcccgcgcagcgccgcgcacagcggcggcggcgccagcAGCAGCGCGGTGGCCGGCGCCAGCTCCGCCGGCGGGGCGTCCAGCGGCCGCAGCACCGCCACCGCCATAGAGCCGCGCGGCTACGGAGGGCGGGGCGCGCAGGCGCGGGGCGGCCCGCTGGGCCGCCTCAGGCTCCGCCAAGGCCATAGAGCGGCGGTGCAGAGCGGCCCCGTGGGGTCAGAGACCGCAGAGCGGGCGCCGAGCGGCTGCTTTCCCTCAGCagcgccccgcctcggccccgcttCGAGCGGCGCTGGCGGCAGCGGCGCCTccgggccgcgcccgccgccgctgcagCGGCAGCGCGAGCAGCGGCACCTCGCCTGGCGGCTGAGGCGACCGCACCTCAGGGCCGGGCCTCGCCTCCGCGAGGCCTCGCTCCCCGGCACAGCCGCCGCTGAGGGCTGGCGGCCTGGGCGCAGAGCGGCGCGGTGGCACCGGCCCCGTCCTTCTCAGGCTTTAGCGGGACCGCAACTAGAGGCagtggaagggggggggggggagtggggccAAAAAAGCGGGTGAGGCCTTTGCTGCCCTGTCCGAGCCTCGCACCAGCAGAACGTGGAATAAGAGGGAAATGGCATGCGCCCAGAGCAGAACAGGTTGCCCTTGCCAGTGGCAACCTGGTGAGATTTTGCAGGCTGAATACGTGCACTTGGTTTGTAAGAATGTGAATATATTGGTGTTAGTGCTGAACTAATCGTGGAAGGGAGCAGTCTGGAGCAAGTCAGAGCCTCTGATCGGTGCCTATGCCCTCTGCCGGAACCCGGCTTGCCGTGGGGAAGAGGCTGCTCATTGTACCGAGTGCCTGTTGCTGACCCAAGAAGCGAGTAATGAGAAACAAACCCCCGTAGGATTCCTTAATCCTGCATCCAGACACCCCTGCATGTCGCCCCACAGGTAGACAGGGGTCTGTCGGGCTGAGGGGAAGGAGTTGGGCTTCTGGTTACCTCTAGGACTCCAGCTAGCCTTCCCTGTTCCTGGGCTGCTCGCTGCGTCCTATCACCCAGCTCCACACGAGGGAGCGCTTGCTTACAAAAGGTTCATACTCGCTTACTAACCTCCCAGTCTGAAAATCCAGCCAGCAGCTTGGGACGATCGGCTGAGACAAAATGCCAGTTGGAAATTCGTATTACTAAGCTGTACAGAAATGGCACCATGAAGATGCTTCTGCAaatgcagccctgcagccttctctgttCTGGCCTGCTCTGGGCCCATCACCAGGACACCCCCACTGCCTCCTTGCAACCCCCAGATGTGCATGCCTGACAGTCAGCCTCCAATCCCCTAAAAGCCGAGAGATGCCAAAATAATatcattttattcccttttctctttcctcatctcTTCTTCCATGATTGGTTTAGCAGATCACTTAAGTCCCCACGTGGAAAGAGCCATGGGGGCTAGCGCCGTGGAAAGATCTGGATGTGCCAGGGTGGGTGGCAGCCCAGATGAACTGAAGTGAGGCTGCGGCAGCACTGGCTGCTGAACAGTGGCTTTGATGTTACCAACTCCTCTTGCGCGAGCCACATCAAAGGGATCTCCCGCCTGAGCAAACCCAGCCTTTGTGGCTGAGGGACACCCAGGGCCCCCCACAGCGGGAAGCTCATGCCAGCCAGGCCATGGTGTGGTCACCATGATGGCTGATGGGTCTCGCGTGGCAACCCCACTGCAGCAGTGGAGATGTGTGCAAGCGGCAGCCATTGCCATAAGTCAGGGTTTCTTCTGAAACACTGTCATGACTGGCCCTGGCCTGAACTGGCACTAGCAGGAGCCGTGGCTGGGTTTGGCTACCACTAATCTTAGGATGGATCAAGTCTGAAGCAACGACAAGAATGTGCTGCCCTACTCCTACTGCCGCTACAACCACAGCGACATATGGAGGACAGCGAGCCCTTCCCTGCCAGGCTTAGCGCAGGCAGCTAAGAGGCAAGTGACTCCCTGCTCCAAGGATTGCCCCACCAGACCctgccaccagctcctggtggcaACCAGGAGCTGAGCCTTGGGCAGTCGCTGTCATCCACCAGCACCTCCCTTCATTTGCCCTCCCATGGGCTCTCACCCCATGAGGGGAGCAGCAAGGGCACGTCTGAGCCCCAGCGTACCTGGCTGCACCCCTTAGTTACTTCCCAGCACACGAAAAGTCCTTGGGCCAGCAGCCCTCCCCTTGACTCCCCCTTCACAGCATGAGGTGAGAGCTGGGAGCCCACCAGCCCCTACCAGGAGACTTGTCCACACCCTGCACGCAGCCGGGGCCGTGGTGTTTCCCCTTGTAGCGGTTGTGGCGGTGACGTGCTTGCTCTCGCAGCGCTGCACCCAGCCCAAGGCGAAGAGCCAGGCCATCTGCACGCGggcagggcaaaaaaaaattattgcaggcATCCAGTGCCAACATGGCACGGCCCAAATAAAAGGTTTGCAGATGCTGCTCAGGCAGGATTAGGCCTCCAATGTGCTAAGTCTCGGCTCTCGGCAAGCCTAATTGCTGCTGCAGTAAGCCCTGGCTGGTCCTTCCCTGAACCGTgctccccacggcccccccgtcaaacattttttttgctgcaaagctTGTATTTGTCATGCATAtgttccccccctgcccagcGGAGCCTGGCCaagcagaggaggggaaaggcaggaaatCTGCAGATGCCACTTTTattgctctgctcttcccagccaGCATCCCACCGCTCTCCCCCCGCCCAGCACAGCCTGTGGCTGCCTGTGTGCAAGGAGTcagccccagcagcagaggcGGGGACAGGTGACAGCATCGTTACATGGCCACACGCCCCCTGAGCTGTATTAGGAAACTTTCCAAATTGGAATTATTCAgattttaataaaaccttttgaTAATTTTCCGTTATGTTTTGGCCAGCAGATGAAACTGGAGGTGTTCCAGGAGAGCTGTCGTGGCATGTGCGTGGGCCAGTTCAGCCCAGCCGTGAGATGAGGACCCGTCGCAGCCAGGAGATGGGCAGTTGGATGGCCAACGGTGCCCTTGTGCCTCACTGGGGGTGCTTGATGTTGGGACCACGTGGCTGCTCTGTGTGCCTCCCGGGGAGGCAGAGGTGCCCCCAGCAGTACCTCCCACCGTGCGTTCACCTAGTCCAGGTGAGCAGCTGCTCCTTGTATTTAACCACAAgagatgtggggacacagggccCAACTCTGCACCCTCCAAAACAGCAGGATCAGCAGGAGGAGAGCACTGCAGAGACTCGAGAGGCAGAGCGCCTTTCCTGCCATCAGGACAGGAGACATTTCAGTGAAGAACCTCACACTTGAGCTGTATCGAGAAGGATTTTCAACAACCCTTAGGAAAATGGAGCAACTTTCTCCCCGTGACCTCCCTCAGGAACAGGCCGAGTGCTCCATTTCGGACCATCTCCTAACCCATCAGCCTTGGTTTGGCTCTTTGACTGGCATAAATCACTCACCTCTGGCATGTTGAGGCCACTGGACGAGACCTCAGTTCTGGTGAGATGCATGAGGGCTTTGCTTTGCCCCCTTGGAACAACTACACTGCCTCAGCAGAGCTTTCCAGCCCAGTTTAGGCAGGAGTCTGCGGAGGATCTGCTCAAAGCTAGCAACTACCACAGGATGTGCCAAAGGAAGGTACAAATTGCAATGCAGAGCATGAAAACCAAAGATACACCACAATTTTATTTATGGATGTGTAATAAATAAATGGTGGACAAAACAGGAAGAACCACATTCAAAAATCCAGATCACTAAAGTGCTTTTAGACATAAATATAGGACGACCAAGAAACAGCTCTGACATTAACACTTTTTACAGACAATTACAAAATATCTTCTTATGTCAATTCACAAAAATGTTTAACTGCTCCGGGATACTATGGCTTGGTTTTCAAAAAGGTCTGTTCTATTATGCATAGTATGGCAGATAACATTCAAGAGTGTACAAAATCATTGcataaacaaaaatgtctttaccCCCTTCTCCCAAATTTGAGTTAAGGAAGCTACACAGTGTAAATCCAGTGGTAAGGCTGCATTGGCAGGCCAGATCCTCAGGAGGTATAAACCAGCGCGTCTGTCAGGTTACACCAGCTTGAGGATGAACCCTACCGTGTTTAAAAACCCTGCTGCTCCTCGAGGTGGAAGAATTGTGTGTTCAAAGCGGAGGGACTTGCCACGCGGGCACTGTGCAGGGGTGGAAGTGCTCAGGGAAGGCGTCTGTAAACTCCTGCACTGTCTTTGCACCTGCGCGTTTGAGAAGGGAGCGACTCCCGTGGCATTGCTGCTCTTTGTGCTCCTGGCTGGCCAGGGAAACGTTCACAGCCCAGAGGGGAAGGGTTGCTCTTCCCCAACAACGGTCCACACTGACCACAGCGTGGTCTCATTTTTGCACTGCTCTAGGCCCCGCTGGGACACCTCTCCCACCCTCTACCCTGGCTCTGCTGAGAAGTGTACAGCTTGAAAGTGAGGGGACAAGGGGATGTGTGTGCCCAGTTTTAAAATGCCCTGAATTCAGATAAAAGTTcaattatttgagaaaaatatatatatatcaataaattaataaatattattatcATCTTGCCAGGAAGAGGTGAGGTCTGACCTCCTCCGGGGCAGCCCAAGCTCAGTGGTCCCTGTCCTTCTGCTCCATGGGGGGGTCCCCGTTGATGCACTGCCTCAGTACGCCCCTCTTCT
The Mycteria americana isolate JAX WOST 10 ecotype Jacksonville Zoo and Gardens chromosome 3, USCA_MyAme_1.0, whole genome shotgun sequence genome window above contains:
- the PEX6 gene encoding peroxisome biogenesis factor 6 isoform X3 encodes the protein MAVAVLRPLDAPPAELAPATALLLAPPPLCAALRGRGGGLVLAVRPAGRGGAQAVLLSAVALEAGGRRGAELWLRGALLRRLGLAAGRRVAVWPVRRPPALAWVLLGAAGRAGRPAAGAVLVRRGEALPGPGPGPGPLVLEARPALQGLLGNGTRTALAPPPPLPPREPAAGGAPCRRPAAPPLVSRFAAAAAGPGGAAAAAAPRLRAAPAGGAGGGGAEVWVSRRGLLALGLFQGEWVRVGAEGAAREHLAALLARPPPWEYPRAARRGPADGAALLAPALAFNLGCDPAAAAHLRLRRYERSGAADGKGSRSVLSVPPFAKELHLEIVCSPAYSARGGYDRVLYKHFETPRLVQEGDILCVPTFGYAEFLEVNADKFLKWPELYFKVRKILGIVEGEQSEGYLVDTQNTSLYLVGSTNSAVPSAPAYNSHEFWSSLSPAGLSDVVKQLCDALRPHLNSWASALSRAGSVLLSGPSGSGKLMAVRAVCSCLNLHLFKVDCVSLCSDTSGATEEKIQMAFAQAQQYHPCVLLLKDIEVLGRDRDRLGEDTRVIATLRQLLLDRDPALSHPVLVIGTTCKPQDVPTDVQTAFLHEVKIEAPSEEQRRLMLSMLTASLPLGKEVSLSKLARRTAIPSVSWHDVGGLQEVKKEILDTIQLPLEHPELLSLGLCRSGLLLYGPPGTGKTLLAKAVATTCTMTFLSVKGPELINMYVGQSEENVRNVFARARAAAPCIIFFDELDSLAPSRGRSGDSGGVMDRVVSQLLAELDGLHSTREVFVIGATNRPDLLDPALLRPGRFDKLVYVGINEDRESQLQVLSAVTRKFKLDPSVNLPTILEKCPAQLTGADIYALCSDAMMCAVKRKVEWIEEGLDTENSALILTMEDFLQAAAKLEPSVSEQELLRYRLIQQKFAAC
- the PEX6 gene encoding peroxisome biogenesis factor 6 isoform X1 produces the protein MAVAVLRPLDAPPAELAPATALLLAPPPLCAALRGRGGGLVLAVRPAGRGGAQAVLLSAVALEAGGRRGAELWLRGALLRRLGLAAGRRVAVWPVRRPPALAWVLLGAAGRAGRPAAGAVLVRRGEALPGPGPGPGPLVLEARPALQGLLGNGTRTALAPPPPLPPREPAAGGAPCRRPAAPPLVSRFAAAAAGPGGAAAAAAPRLRAAPAGGAGGGGAEVWVSRRGLLALGLFQGEWVRVGAEGAAREHLAALLARPPPWEYPRAARRGPADGAALLAPALAFNLGCDPAAAAHLRLRRYERSGAADGKGSRSVLSVPPFAKELHLEIVCSPAYSARGGYDRVLYKHFETPRLVQEGDILCVPTFGYAEFLEVNADKFLKWPELYFKVRKILGIVEGEQSEGYLVDTQNTSLYLVGSTNSAVPSAPAYNSHEFWSSLSPAGLSDVVKQLCDALRPHLNSWASALSRAGSVLLSGPSGSGKLMAVRAVCSCLNLHLFKVDCVSLCSDTSGATEEKIQMAFAQAQQYHPCVLLLKDIEVLGRDRDRLGEDTRVIATLRQLLLDRDPALSHPVLVIGTTCKPQDVPTDVQTAFLHEVKIEAPSEEQRRLMLSMLTASLPLGKEVSLSKLARRTAGFVLGDFCALLSHSSRAACTRIQALSFPGGLTEEVERDFCTAGFPVLEEDFSIALDQLHDAHSKAAGAPKIPSVSWHDVGGLQEVKKEILDTIQLPLEHPELLSLGLCRSGLLLYGPPGTGKTLLAKAVATTCTMTFLSVKGPELINMYVGQSEENVRNVFARARAAAPCIIFFDELDSLAPSRGRSGDSGGVMDRVVSQLLAELDGLHSTREVFVIGATNRPDLLDPALLRPGRFDKLVYVGINEDRESQLQVLSAVTRKFKLDPSVNLPTILEKCPAQLTGADIYALCSDAMMCAVKRKVEWIEEGLDTENSALILTMEDFLQAAAKLEPSVSEQELLRYRLIQQKFAAC